One window of the Leptospira koniambonensis genome contains the following:
- a CDS encoding LIC_10230 family protein, with amino-acid sequence MRSRIKLTITYIIPFVLLLVSGFQLFLQPTFLNTNDTSTMEALLDGTAREPISGFYFQGGAISQMLLTEKILKEIEDPSLPNDSQPEEIKNRLGRVLLGQRLQISFYVFLAILSVTSFLSLYFRAFFYAFLNRILYFFGFIQGLFSMPNIALAGASSGRTEDLFWVIPSLFFAFAWIIGMVYLMFTIGKLYSEENADRFYSLKNLREDESEFRSESNRKGSYATAFLHFLGIVALGTLIGNIVYIPLFVLQKNYPEPFGILIAGTVIAISAFYIRNYLKFGRSPELSTYQNLALGISYLQVRFIRITLMIFLVLVLVFVFILFLYYLLTINFEFLESLFPAIDSRQNL; translated from the coding sequence ATGAGATCTCGCATTAAATTGACCATCACTTACATTATCCCTTTTGTTCTCCTGCTGGTCAGCGGATTTCAACTTTTCCTACAACCTACTTTTCTAAATACAAACGACACTTCTACCATGGAAGCGTTATTAGATGGAACCGCAAGAGAGCCAATCTCCGGATTTTATTTCCAAGGTGGCGCAATTTCTCAAATGCTTCTGACTGAAAAGATCTTAAAAGAAATAGAAGATCCGAGTCTACCGAATGATTCTCAACCAGAAGAGATCAAAAATAGATTAGGAAGAGTTCTACTCGGACAAAGATTGCAGATCTCCTTTTATGTATTCTTAGCAATTCTTTCTGTGACTTCCTTTCTTTCTCTTTATTTCAGAGCATTCTTCTACGCTTTCTTAAATCGAATTCTATACTTTTTTGGTTTTATTCAAGGGCTTTTCAGCATGCCAAATATTGCTTTGGCAGGTGCAAGTTCCGGAAGAACAGAAGATCTTTTTTGGGTAATACCATCTCTATTCTTCGCATTTGCTTGGATCATAGGAATGGTGTATCTGATGTTCACCATTGGAAAACTTTACTCTGAAGAAAATGCAGATCGTTTTTATTCTCTTAAAAATCTGAGAGAAGATGAATCAGAGTTTAGATCCGAAAGTAATCGAAAAGGTTCTTATGCTACCGCGTTTCTTCACTTTTTAGGGATTGTGGCATTGGGAACCTTGATCGGAAATATAGTTTATATTCCTCTATTTGTTCTCCAAAAAAATTATCCGGAACCTTTCGGGATTTTAATTGCAGGGACGGTCATTGCAATTTCTGCCTTTTATATCCGGAATTACCTCAAATTCGGAAGAAGTCCTGAACTAAGCACTTACCAAAACTTGGCGTTAGGGATCAGTTATCTGCAGGTCCGATTTATTAGGATCACTTTGATGATATTTTTGGTCTTAGTTCTGGTATTTGTTTTTATTCTATTCTTATATTATCTACTTACGATCAATTTCGAGTTCTTAGAATCCTTGTTTCCAGCCATCGATAGTAGACAGAATCTCTAA
- a CDS encoding ABC transporter permease translates to MNFFFHRSPLIQLLTSRYIRGSRVTGLLSLKSRISFIVMAVGVALLIVVLSIFNGFQRQLKESLWQGGEHITIESSSNGGEIRDYQKIIKYIQNDPDLKGRIISVEGGIQSHGLIQRYNVFYPVLIKAVAIPNVDALIEHKLHNFPRIVHYDREELGHLNRESYIILGKEMEDLYNFSLGKQLTLAVPGGRFSLGKGVEVSVQNFRVSGFFKTGNYKFDSSFVYMSLPVAQKFFKMKDSVNQITIKARSLDDLAISKRKLYKLFNSLEFEQEIDASSSLSVRTIAEEQENLLAALQLEKTIISIIVFLFIILAALGMVVSVYSLVRAKRKSIGVLKALGLPASDILLIFTLNAMLVGILASLTGGVTGVFLANSLDTIIGYVEEIINMFGPSFTGGDWTPVELVPKRIYYFDKLPVDINIPFIFMVTTAATILSGIAGYFPARWAASLNPVDTIRND, encoded by the coding sequence ATGAATTTCTTCTTTCATAGATCCCCCCTAATCCAACTTCTCACTTCTCGCTATATTCGAGGGTCCAGAGTCACTGGATTACTTTCGCTCAAGTCCAGGATTTCGTTTATCGTAATGGCTGTCGGAGTCGCCCTTCTGATCGTAGTACTTTCTATCTTTAACGGATTTCAAAGGCAACTTAAGGAATCCCTGTGGCAAGGTGGAGAACATATTACAATTGAAAGCAGTTCCAATGGCGGAGAGATCAGAGACTACCAAAAGATCATCAAATATATACAAAACGATCCGGACCTAAAGGGCAGGATCATTTCTGTAGAAGGTGGGATCCAAAGCCACGGACTCATCCAAAGATATAATGTATTTTATCCCGTTCTTATCAAGGCAGTAGCTATTCCAAATGTAGATGCGTTGATAGAACATAAACTTCATAACTTCCCAAGAATCGTTCATTATGATAGAGAAGAGTTAGGTCATCTGAACCGAGAAAGTTATATCATTCTTGGAAAAGAGATGGAGGACCTTTACAATTTCAGTTTGGGCAAACAACTTACTTTAGCAGTTCCTGGAGGAAGATTCTCTCTCGGAAAGGGAGTCGAAGTAAGTGTTCAGAATTTCAGAGTATCTGGATTTTTTAAAACAGGGAACTACAAGTTCGATTCCAGTTTTGTCTACATGTCCTTACCTGTTGCTCAGAAATTTTTCAAAATGAAAGATTCTGTAAATCAGATCACTATCAAAGCAAGATCTTTAGATGACCTTGCGATCAGCAAACGTAAACTGTATAAACTATTTAATAGTTTAGAGTTCGAGCAAGAAATAGATGCTTCTTCTTCTTTGTCCGTTAGAACGATAGCAGAAGAACAGGAAAATCTTTTAGCAGCTTTACAATTAGAGAAGACGATCATCTCTATTATAGTTTTCTTATTTATTATATTAGCGGCACTCGGCATGGTCGTTTCGGTATATTCTCTAGTAAGAGCAAAACGTAAGTCTATTGGAGTTCTGAAAGCACTTGGACTTCCTGCTTCTGATATTCTTTTGATCTTTACATTGAATGCAATGCTTGTGGGGATTTTAGCATCTTTAACAGGTGGAGTTACGGGAGTATTTTTGGCAAACTCTCTCGATACTATTATAGGTTATGTAGAAGAGATCATCAATATGTTCGGACCTTCTTTCACTGGCGGAGACTGGACACCTGTAGAGTTAGTTCCTAAACGTATTTATTATTTTGATAAACTGCCTGTGGATATCAATATACCTTTCATTTTTATGGTAACTACTGCAGCTACCATACTTTCTGGAATAGCCGGATACTTTCCTGCAAGATGGGCAGCAAGTTTGAATCCTGTCGACACCATAAGGAACGACTAA
- a CDS encoding ABC transporter ATP-binding protein produces the protein MSIIKIRNLVKKYHILDKEFSVLDGLDMDVEEAEIFSIEGKSGIGKSTLLNILGAMDSFDSGDIEVCGINLNNLDEKGKESFRAEKIAFIFQHHLLLPDFSALENVSIPLLIKGYSTSKAEKEAISMLEKVGLKERIHSHPSQLSGGESARVGVARALVAGKKLILADEPTGNLDRENSRNLMSLIQELQKDLRFSLILVTHDMELAALAHKRNQIFQGKLKPAVVPQTV, from the coding sequence GTGAGCATTATTAAGATCCGAAATCTGGTCAAAAAGTATCATATCCTGGATAAGGAATTTTCCGTACTAGATGGATTGGATATGGATGTAGAAGAAGCTGAGATCTTTTCTATCGAAGGAAAATCCGGGATAGGAAAATCTACTCTTCTAAACATTCTAGGAGCAATGGATAGTTTCGATTCAGGTGATATCGAAGTCTGCGGAATCAATCTAAACAATTTAGATGAGAAGGGAAAAGAAAGTTTCCGTGCAGAAAAGATCGCATTCATCTTCCAGCATCATCTTCTTCTTCCTGATTTTTCTGCATTGGAGAATGTAAGCATTCCACTTTTAATCAAAGGTTATTCTACTTCTAAGGCGGAGAAGGAAGCAATCTCCATGTTAGAGAAAGTTGGGCTAAAGGAAAGGATCCATTCTCATCCTTCTCAATTATCCGGAGGAGAAAGTGCAAGAGTAGGAGTGGCAAGGGCTTTAGTTGCCGGAAAAAAACTCATCCTTGCGGATGAACCTACTGGAAACTTGGACAGAGAAAATTCTAGAAATCTAATGAGTTTGATCCAAGAATTACAAAAAGATCTTAGGTTCAGTCTAATACTAGTGACTCATGATATGGAACTGGCAGCACTCGCTCATAAAAGAAACCAGATCTTCCAAGGAAAACTCAAACCCGCAGTGGTCCCTCAAACGGTATAA
- a CDS encoding ATP--guanido phosphotransferase, giving the protein MDGCIYCGLSLLDWKNRGKIGCAHCIQFLGEEYTKFIPIQAPSDWEPPSHFPAIDTWAEFRKTNWEEGLSYIDSHSLPFTYRFRIARNPKNSTYTKRTEKTDQFLNLFLEETDSQTEDLNSGKKHPILELKQRIPWNSGTLVMGDEDHIRWEYVTDSLVELNSVLKSDFLTKFEAEDKFDFQKGIGFINSCPTNSGFGDKLSVSIPARLADSGELRDFRLPTDWGFYREELKGRLVFFRKNFGPNRKNSFFNLVSYLALLVISGKEGTKASFAP; this is encoded by the coding sequence ATGGATGGCTGTATTTATTGCGGCTTATCCCTTCTCGACTGGAAAAATCGGGGAAAGATAGGATGTGCCCATTGCATCCAATTTTTGGGAGAAGAATATACTAAGTTTATTCCGATCCAAGCACCCTCCGATTGGGAACCACCTTCTCATTTTCCTGCAATTGATACCTGGGCAGAATTCAGAAAAACAAATTGGGAAGAAGGTTTATCCTACATAGATTCTCATAGTTTGCCTTTCACTTATAGGTTTCGTATCGCCAGAAATCCAAAAAATTCTACATATACCAAACGTACCGAAAAAACGGACCAATTTCTAAATTTGTTTTTAGAAGAGACTGATTCACAAACTGAAGATCTAAATTCGGGAAAAAAACATCCGATCCTAGAATTAAAACAAAGAATTCCCTGGAATTCAGGGACATTAGTGATGGGAGACGAGGATCATATTCGTTGGGAATATGTGACTGATTCTCTGGTTGAGTTAAACTCTGTCCTAAAATCTGATTTTTTAACGAAATTCGAGGCGGAAGATAAGTTTGATTTTCAAAAAGGGATCGGATTCATCAATTCCTGTCCTACCAACTCCGGTTTTGGAGACAAACTTTCTGTTTCTATTCCGGCAAGACTTGCGGACTCGGGAGAGTTAAGGGATTTCAGGCTGCCTACAGACTGGGGCTTCTATCGGGAAGAATTGAAGGGCAGATTGGTCTTTTTCCGAAAAAATTTCGGCCCAAATAGAAAAAATTCCTTTTTCAATTTGGTTTCGTATTTAGCCTTACTGGTAATAAGCGGAAAAGAAGGGACAAAAGCCTCATTTGCCCCGTAA
- a CDS encoding ATP-dependent Clp protease ATP-binding subunit codes for MLEFTKRAKRVINEIAQDEAKRLGSEFIGPEHILLGLLKEEDSVAIKILNNLNINLNELRKEVERRTRENSGTLLMDMAQGQDRYQKIIELSKEEAKRLKHNYVGTEHILLALLRDNNNIAGGALYSFSVNYNVIKGEILRLLGAPPTSTVGVSSQPTAQPGTPRAEKTKTPILDEFARDLTQLARDKKLDPVVGRANEIQRVIQILSRKTKNNPVLVGESGVGKTAIVEGLALAIVEKNVPDLLFDKRVLSLDLASLIAGTKYRGEFEERLKKIMKEISSSNNIIIFIDELHTLIGAGAAEGAVDAANILKPALARGELQCIGATTSTEYRKYIERDSALERRFQVVKVAEPSVDDAIQILTGLKKAYEAHHKVRYSDRALEQSVKLSHRYINDRYLPDKAIDIIDEAGAKARLANCARPQAVKDLEEEIKSLSQKKEDLVRSQEYEKAAGVRDEVNRKKQVLEEKIRSWQEKLDDFAVSIDEDDILSVVSQWTGIPLQRMEENESARLLRLEEELRLRVVGQDEAIEKIAKSVRRARTGFKAERRPTGSFIFLGPTGVGKTELAKALAEFLFGDQDAMLRVDMSEYMEPHAVSRLIGAPPGYVGYDDGGQLTEFVRKKPYSIILLDEIEKAHHDIFNVLLQVMEEGNLTDTKGRKVNFRDAIIIMTSNIGAKEISSAVRLGFEDRSGETDKYKSDQAREQLKKHFNPEFLNRVDEVVYFKPLRKEELMAIMDIMIRDTNKRLLDKKIKIDLTQEAKDHFMDIGYDEKFGARPLRRVFQRELEDYMAVQTLKGAYKEPTKITVAFKEGKLDFLEEVWTDYKPADQGSDGGSSPNNPERSEEPALV; via the coding sequence ATGTTGGAATTTACTAAAAGAGCAAAACGAGTAATCAACGAGATCGCGCAAGACGAAGCAAAACGTCTTGGTAGCGAATTTATCGGCCCTGAACATATCTTATTAGGATTGTTAAAGGAAGAAGATTCGGTCGCGATAAAAATACTGAATAACCTGAACATCAACCTGAACGAACTTCGTAAAGAAGTAGAGCGCAGGACCAGGGAGAACTCCGGCACATTGTTGATGGACATGGCCCAAGGACAGGATCGATACCAAAAAATTATCGAACTCTCCAAGGAAGAAGCCAAACGTCTTAAACACAACTATGTTGGAACTGAACATATTCTTCTAGCATTGCTGCGAGATAATAATAATATCGCAGGTGGAGCGTTATACTCCTTTAGCGTGAATTATAATGTGATCAAAGGAGAGATCTTACGTCTGTTAGGCGCTCCTCCTACAAGCACAGTGGGTGTATCCAGCCAGCCAACAGCTCAACCTGGAACTCCTCGCGCTGAAAAAACTAAAACTCCAATCTTGGATGAGTTCGCAAGAGATCTTACTCAACTAGCCAGAGATAAAAAACTGGATCCAGTTGTAGGAAGAGCTAACGAGATCCAAAGGGTGATCCAAATCCTTTCTCGTAAAACTAAGAACAACCCAGTACTCGTTGGAGAGTCCGGTGTTGGTAAAACTGCAATCGTCGAAGGACTCGCACTTGCAATAGTAGAGAAGAATGTTCCGGATCTTCTATTCGATAAACGTGTACTTTCCTTGGATCTGGCAAGCCTAATCGCAGGAACCAAGTATCGCGGAGAATTCGAAGAAAGATTAAAGAAGATCATGAAAGAAATTTCTTCTTCTAATAATATCATCATATTTATCGATGAGTTGCATACTCTGATCGGAGCCGGTGCGGCAGAAGGAGCTGTGGATGCAGCAAATATCCTGAAACCTGCACTTGCAAGAGGGGAACTGCAATGTATCGGAGCTACTACCAGCACAGAATATCGCAAGTATATCGAGCGTGATTCTGCGTTAGAAAGAAGGTTCCAAGTAGTAAAAGTTGCAGAACCTTCTGTAGACGATGCTATCCAAATCCTTACAGGATTGAAAAAAGCATACGAAGCTCACCACAAGGTTCGCTACTCAGATCGTGCTTTGGAGCAATCTGTTAAGTTATCACATAGATATATCAATGATAGATATCTACCTGACAAGGCGATCGACATCATCGACGAAGCGGGTGCAAAAGCAAGACTTGCAAATTGTGCTCGTCCTCAAGCAGTAAAAGACTTGGAAGAAGAGATCAAATCACTTTCTCAAAAGAAAGAAGATCTAGTTCGTTCTCAAGAGTATGAAAAAGCTGCTGGAGTTCGCGACGAAGTAAATCGTAAGAAACAAGTTCTGGAAGAAAAGATCAGATCTTGGCAGGAGAAACTGGATGATTTCGCAGTTTCTATCGACGAAGACGATATTCTTTCAGTAGTTTCTCAGTGGACTGGAATTCCATTACAAAGAATGGAAGAGAACGAGTCTGCAAGACTTCTACGTTTGGAAGAAGAACTTAGACTAAGAGTTGTAGGTCAGGACGAGGCTATTGAGAAGATTGCAAAATCTGTTCGTAGAGCGCGCACTGGATTCAAAGCAGAACGTAGACCTACTGGATCTTTCATCTTCCTCGGACCTACTGGTGTGGGTAAAACCGAGCTTGCTAAAGCTCTTGCTGAGTTCTTATTCGGAGACCAAGATGCTATGCTTCGCGTGGATATGTCCGAGTATATGGAACCACATGCAGTAAGTAGATTGATCGGTGCTCCTCCAGGTTATGTTGGTTACGATGATGGCGGACAATTGACTGAGTTCGTTCGTAAAAAACCGTATTCTATCATCTTGTTGGATGAGATCGAAAAGGCTCACCATGATATTTTCAATGTTCTTCTCCAAGTAATGGAAGAAGGTAACCTGACTGACACTAAAGGTCGTAAGGTAAACTTCAGAGATGCGATCATCATCATGACTTCCAATATTGGTGCTAAGGAAATTTCCAGCGCAGTTCGTTTGGGATTTGAAGATCGTTCTGGAGAGACCGACAAATACAAGTCAGACCAAGCTCGCGAGCAGTTGAAAAAACATTTCAACCCAGAGTTCTTGAACAGGGTGGATGAGGTTGTTTACTTCAAACCACTCAGAAAAGAAGAGCTTATGGCGATTATGGATATCATGATCAGAGATACTAATAAGAGATTATTGGATAAGAAGATCAAGATAGACCTGACTCAAGAAGCAAAGGATCACTTCATGGATATCGGCTACGACGAGAAGTTCGGAGCACGTCCATTACGCAGAGTATTCCAACGCGAGTTAGAAGATTATATGGCAGTTCAAACTTTGAAAGGCGCTTACAAAGAGCCTACTAAGATCACAGTTGCTTTCAAAGAAGGTAAACTGGACTTCTTGGAAGAAGTTTGGACAGATTATAAACCTGCAGATCAAGGTTCCGACGGAGGAAGTTCTCCGAACAATCCGGAGCGTTCCGAAGAACCTGCGCTAGTGTAA
- a CDS encoding tetratricopeptide repeat protein, with product MHKGKILLLTLILFVFSAGNTFAQSEPDYQTALAEFQKGNSEKALEIIRVLHEQGKRSYDTHYLAAFCHYNAGRNKSAATHWSEALKLKPGDPAVSVDFARYLIQAGRNSDALEIIYNSYQTNPKNREVRLLYATALLYNNKAREALYIIEKLKAEDGNDYRPLVLEAQVYFYLGSAEKAEVSLKWAQSLVPNNPNVLNNLGLVYEKAGNQEAKRGNIKKALEQLKNAKEQLDSALKLKPDDEKIKGNIRRIEARINALSAR from the coding sequence ATGCACAAAGGAAAAATACTCCTACTTACACTGATACTATTTGTTTTTTCCGCGGGGAATACTTTCGCTCAGAGCGAACCGGATTATCAAACAGCATTAGCAGAATTCCAAAAAGGAAATTCAGAAAAAGCTTTAGAGATCATTCGTGTACTTCACGAACAAGGTAAAAGATCTTACGACACTCATTATTTAGCGGCCTTTTGTCATTATAATGCAGGAAGAAATAAATCCGCTGCCACTCATTGGTCCGAAGCACTAAAACTAAAACCTGGAGATCCTGCTGTAAGTGTGGATTTTGCCAGATATTTGATCCAAGCAGGTAGGAATTCCGACGCATTAGAGATCATTTATAATTCTTACCAAACTAATCCTAAAAACAGAGAAGTAAGATTATTATATGCAACTGCTCTATTATATAATAATAAAGCTAGAGAAGCATTATACATTATCGAAAAATTAAAAGCAGAAGATGGAAACGATTATCGTCCTCTGGTTTTAGAAGCTCAGGTTTACTTCTATTTAGGAAGTGCAGAAAAAGCAGAAGTCAGTTTGAAATGGGCTCAGTCTTTAGTTCCTAATAATCCGAACGTATTGAATAATCTTGGGTTAGTTTACGAAAAAGCGGGAAACCAAGAAGCAAAAAGAGGGAATATCAAAAAGGCCCTTGAACAATTAAAAAATGCTAAAGAACAATTGGATTCTGCACTTAAGTTAAAACCTGACGATGAAAAAATAAAAGGTAATATCAGAAGAATTGAGGCAAGGATCAATGCCCTTTCCGCCAGGTGA
- the mtaB gene encoding tRNA (N(6)-L-threonylcarbamoyladenosine(37)-C(2))-methylthiotransferase MtaB — MPFPPGEKKVLFHTLGCRLNFFESDGLFSSLSKHGYSVAAGEDIPDVVVVNTCTVTNKADSRNRNIIRNAIKRYPGAQVWVTGCYAQTDKESIESIPGIAGVIGNENKSDLPRLILEKEGADSSHIQTVSDRFAYSDVLPNGHTRAYLKIQDGCDRQCSYCKIPQARGKGISRNWTDVLDQVSFLQDNGVGEIILTGVNLGWYRDAEGRKAFPKMLEAILNKLEYSRLRLSSIEPPDVGLELAELLTHPRFTPFLHVPLQSGSKEILKRMKRSYNPETFRKRIELAKSKVPDLFLGTDVIVGFPGETEGDFKDSTSILEELGFSKIHAFPFSVRKNTSAEQFPETVSKETKKERVHSLMDLSQKLHRKYAESQFSKKREAVLEGGGIAVTDNYLKAVIPENDLKSLSPGQFLTLEIGEYIPDAHDKEGKVSARILAAIG; from the coding sequence ATGCCCTTTCCGCCAGGTGAAAAAAAGGTACTATTTCATACCTTAGGTTGTAGGCTCAATTTTTTTGAGTCGGATGGTTTATTCTCTTCATTGAGTAAACACGGATATTCCGTGGCTGCTGGAGAGGATATTCCGGATGTGGTGGTGGTCAATACATGTACCGTCACAAATAAAGCAGATTCAAGAAATCGTAATATTATTCGAAACGCGATCAAAAGATATCCAGGTGCTCAAGTCTGGGTTACAGGTTGTTACGCGCAAACTGATAAAGAATCTATAGAGTCAATTCCTGGTATCGCAGGTGTGATCGGTAACGAGAACAAATCCGATCTTCCTAGATTGATCTTAGAAAAAGAAGGTGCTGATTCTTCTCATATCCAAACTGTTTCAGATAGATTTGCATATTCAGATGTTCTTCCAAATGGGCATACTAGAGCTTATCTCAAGATCCAAGATGGTTGTGATCGCCAATGTTCTTATTGTAAAATCCCTCAAGCAAGAGGTAAAGGTATTTCCCGGAACTGGACGGATGTTCTGGATCAGGTTTCCTTCTTACAAGATAATGGAGTAGGGGAGATCATACTTACAGGTGTGAATCTCGGCTGGTATAGAGATGCAGAAGGCAGAAAGGCATTTCCTAAAATGCTCGAAGCCATTTTGAATAAGTTAGAATATTCCAGACTTAGGCTTTCTTCCATCGAACCACCTGATGTGGGTCTGGAACTTGCGGAACTTTTGACTCATCCTAGATTTACTCCATTCTTACATGTTCCTTTACAAAGTGGAAGTAAAGAGATCTTAAAGAGGATGAAACGTAGTTATAATCCTGAAACTTTCCGTAAAAGGATAGAACTTGCTAAATCCAAAGTTCCGGATCTGTTCTTAGGAACTGATGTGATTGTTGGTTTTCCAGGAGAAACAGAAGGAGATTTTAAAGATTCGACTTCTATCTTGGAAGAATTAGGTTTTTCTAAAATACATGCGTTTCCTTTCTCCGTGAGAAAAAATACTTCTGCAGAGCAATTTCCAGAAACAGTTTCGAAAGAAACTAAAAAGGAAAGAGTTCATTCTCTTATGGATCTTTCTCAAAAACTGCATCGTAAATATGCAGAAAGCCAGTTCTCTAAAAAGAGAGAGGCTGTTTTGGAAGGGGGAGGGATCGCAGTTACTGATAATTATCTTAAAGCAGTGATCCCTGAAAACGATCTGAAAAGTTTAAGCCCAGGCCAATTCTTGACTCTAGAGATCGGAGAATATATCCCGGATGCTCACGATAAAGAAGGCAAGGTTTCCGCTCGGATACTTGCTGCGATCGGTTAA
- a CDS encoding class I SAM-dependent methyltransferase, with protein sequence MIDIEYYYDPEYQNFLLSSKRRELTPPETILKHFSLKDVQNIVDFGMGLGFWTETLLKSIHKEGWVWGAECNQDFLDEVLHWKNREDIQRFTPFYMEKADRPLLPEWIPVPEVVFASLVLSTFADPGQAMDGLVRSMKKGGKLIVLDWVKNEYPVGPRINDKISLDKMKFLAEQYKLEIVKTVRISENVYGLEIQSGPEFEYGYYDLREEETYSEELIRS encoded by the coding sequence ATGATCGATATAGAATATTATTACGACCCAGAATATCAGAATTTTCTCCTCTCTAGTAAGAGACGTGAGCTTACTCCTCCGGAAACCATTTTGAAACATTTTTCCCTCAAAGATGTGCAGAATATCGTAGATTTCGGGATGGGTCTGGGTTTCTGGACAGAAACTCTTCTGAAATCGATCCATAAAGAAGGCTGGGTCTGGGGTGCAGAATGTAACCAGGACTTCCTGGACGAAGTACTACATTGGAAAAACAGAGAAGATATCCAAAGATTTACACCATTTTATATGGAGAAGGCGGATCGTCCTCTATTGCCAGAATGGATCCCAGTTCCTGAAGTAGTCTTTGCTTCTTTAGTACTTTCTACTTTTGCTGACCCTGGCCAAGCAATGGACGGCCTAGTTCGTTCCATGAAGAAGGGCGGCAAATTAATCGTTCTAGACTGGGTCAAAAATGAATATCCAGTCGGCCCGAGGATCAATGATAAGATCTCTTTAGATAAGATGAAGTTCCTAGCAGAACAATATAAATTAGAAATTGTTAAAACTGTTCGTATTAGCGAAAACGTTTACGGTTTAGAGATCCAATCTGGTCCTGAATTCGAATACGGTTATTACGATCTAAGAGAAGAAGAAACTTACTCTGAAGAATTGATCAGATCTTAA
- a CDS encoding tetratricopeptide repeat protein, with amino-acid sequence MNRSIILVTGFLFVCAGLLTGIYTAVIQDTDSTNKGIIEKVREGEEFLKHSNPKSSEKALDIFAELSSKDVGSDLSFRIQYDLATALDKTGDKMRALGIFRELNQKEGLAREEKAKVAYGLGNLLLLLNRDEEGKGHLEEVLRTSGDNKLRSNALSAIADYYMKKGNYDQSRKNYVLALQEDPENVKARVRWGKSLRRMGKDWSAYDVYEDYVQSDAYFDPDKVAVDKEFRSGLLEKGRELYVRKEYYSAIETLKKALDIGVSERAREQAWYYIAESYDALGKSEQAIQYLNKMLENSDGTMDQAAMFRKGTIYFRGGKYEKAAAVFQESADRNPDTPIGKKSASWKKEALDQIEDDMRYKDGEGGGKAKPSDDDRQDDDWKY; translated from the coding sequence ATGAACCGTTCCATCATATTAGTCACAGGATTTTTATTCGTATGCGCAGGTCTTCTTACGGGGATTTACACTGCGGTGATCCAAGATACCGATTCCACAAATAAAGGGATCATCGAGAAAGTAAGAGAAGGGGAGGAATTTCTAAAACATTCCAATCCTAAATCTTCTGAAAAGGCTTTGGATATTTTTGCAGAATTATCTTCCAAGGATGTAGGTTCGGATCTTTCTTTCAGGATCCAATACGATCTGGCAACTGCTCTGGATAAAACTGGAGATAAGATGAGAGCCCTCGGAATTTTCAGAGAGTTGAACCAAAAAGAAGGTTTGGCTCGCGAAGAAAAAGCAAAGGTAGCCTATGGTCTTGGGAATCTTCTTCTTTTATTAAACAGAGACGAAGAGGGAAAAGGTCATTTAGAGGAAGTTCTTAGAACCTCTGGAGATAATAAACTCAGATCTAACGCGTTATCCGCTATTGCCGACTATTACATGAAAAAAGGTAATTACGATCAGTCTAGAAAGAACTACGTATTGGCCTTACAAGAAGATCCTGAAAACGTAAAAGCTAGAGTAAGATGGGGAAAATCTTTGCGCAGAATGGGCAAAGACTGGTCCGCTTACGACGTTTATGAAGATTACGTCCAATCGGATGCATATTTCGATCCAGACAAAGTTGCAGTAGATAAAGAATTCCGTTCAGGGCTCTTGGAGAAGGGAAGAGAATTATACGTACGCAAAGAATATTATTCTGCGATTGAAACCTTGAAAAAGGCATTGGACATAGGTGTCAGCGAGAGAGCAAGAGAGCAAGCCTGGTATTATATCGCAGAAAGTTACGATGCTTTGGGAAAATCAGAACAAGCAATCCAATATCTGAACAAAATGTTAGAGAACTCAGACGGAACAATGGACCAAGCGGCTATGTTCAGAAAGGGAACCATCTATTTCAGAGGTGGAAAATACGAAAAAGCAGCGGCGGTTTTCCAAGAATCTGCTGATAGAAATCCTGATACTCCTATAGGTAAAAAATCTGCTTCTTGGAAGAAGGAAGCCTTGGATCAGATCGAGGACGATATGAGATACAAGGATGGAGAAGGTGGCGGAAAGGCAAAACCTTCTGATGACGATCGCCAAGATGACGACTGGAAATATTAA